One Onychostoma macrolepis isolate SWU-2019 chromosome 15, ASM1243209v1, whole genome shotgun sequence DNA segment encodes these proteins:
- the LOC131520358 gene encoding tripartite motif-containing protein 16-like isoform X2 encodes MAESAASQYEDQFMCSVCLDRLKEPVTIPCGHSYCMSCITDCWEQKEQEPPYHCPQCRESFSHRPLLKKNTLIAEMMETLQKTSLQTAAVECDVCTTEKNRAVKSCLQCLASFCQTHLQLHYQSPAFMKHKLVEASRNIQENICLSHGKPLDIYCQDDDQCICCLCVTDNHKSHNVVSMDSEWTSKKEQLKEIKVMCQKLIEERERGQLDISKAVKSFKSSAQEAVENTEKVFTELICSLEKKRSEIKEQIRAQEKTEIDRAEKLHKHLDQELTELRRRQTEIEKLLITDDQVNFLKSCQSVCVLPTFEDIPSITQHTHLSFKDISISAFREVLEDVCQQQTARISQEEPPKPETPNQFLQYFCQLHLDPNTVHIKLKLSEGNRKASHSNEVQQYPDHPERFDVYCNVLCREGLCSRCYWEVECSGNNWSVAVSYRGISRKGQSNDCRLGFNNKSWRLTHCDQDFYVRHDDKRVNISPFRSSRIGVYLDHRAGTLSFYSVSDTMTLLYTFQTTFTEPLYPAFGVGEGSVRIIERKRILKSHK; translated from the exons ATGGCTGAATCTGCAGCGAGTCAGTATGAGGATCAGTTCATGTGTTCAGTCTGTTTGGATCGGCTGAAGGAGCCGGTGACGATTCcctgtggacacagttactgtatGAGCTGTATTACTGACTGCTGGGAGCAGAAGGAGCAGGAGCCGCCGTACCACTGTCCCCAATGCAGAGAGAGCTTCAGTCACAGACCTCTACTGAAGAAGAACACTCTGATAGCTGAGATGATGGAGACGCTGCAGAAGACGTCTCTACAAACGGCTGCTGTGGAGTGTGATGTTTGCACTACAGAGAAGAACAGAGCTGTAAAGTCCTGTCTGCAGTGCTTGGCCTCCTTCTGTCAAACTCACCTGCAGCTTCACTATCAATCTCCTGCGTTTATGAAGCACAAACTAGTGGAAGCCTCCAGAAACATTCAGGAGAACATCTGCCTCAGTCATGGGAAACCTCTAGATATTTACTGTCAGGATGATGATCAATGCatttgttgtttgtgtgtgactGACAATCACAAAAGCCACAATGTGGTATCTATGGATTCAGAATGGACTAGTAAAAAG GAACAGTTAAAAGAGATAAAGGTGATGTGTCAAAAGCTGATTGAGGAACGAGAAAGAGGTCAGCTGGACATCAGTAAAGCTGTGAAATCTTTTAAA AGTTCAGCACAAGAGGCCGTGGAGAACACTGAGAAGGTCTTCACTGAGCTCATCTGCTCTCTGGAGAAGAAACGCTCTGAGATTAAAGAACAGATCAGAGCTCAGGAGAAGACTGAGATAGATCGAGCAGAGAAACTTCACAAACATCTGGATCAAGAGCTGACTGAACTCAGAAGAAGACAAACAGAGATTGAGAAACTTCTGATTACTGATGATCAGGTCAATTTTCTGAAG AGCtgtcagtctgtgtgtgttttaccgACATTTGAAGACATTCCCAGCATCACTCAACACACTCATCTGTcttttaaagacatttcaaTCTCAGCATTCAGAGAGGTTTTGGAGGACGTCTGTCAACAGCAAACAGCCAGAATATCTCAAGaag AGCCTCCAAAACCTGAAACCCcaaatcagtttttgcaat ATTTCTGTCAGCTTCACCTGGATCCAAACACTGTGCACATAAAACTCAAACTGTCTGAAGGGAACCGAAAAGCATCACATTCAAATGAAGTCCAGCAATATCCTGATCACCCAGAACGATTTGATGTGTATTGCAATGTCCTGTGTAGAGAGGGTTTGTGCAGTcgctgttactgggaggttGAGTGCAGTGGGAACAACTGGTCTGTAGCAGTTTCCTACAGAGGAATTAGTCGTAAAGGACAAAGTAATGACTGCAGACTTGGGTTTAATAACAAGTCCTGGAGACTGACCCACTGTGATCAGGATTTTTATGTCAGACATGATGATAAAAGAGTCAATATTTCCCCTTTCCGTTCCTCTAGAATAGGAGTGTATCTGGATCACAGAGCAGGAACTCTGTCTTTCTATAGCGTTTCTGACACAATGACTCTTCTTTACACgttccagaccacattcactgaACCCCTCTACCCTGCATTTGGGGTTGGAGAAGGTTCTGTCAGGATCATAGAGCGGAAGAGAATTCTCAAATCCCACAAATAA
- the LOC131520358 gene encoding E3 ubiquitin/ISG15 ligase TRIM25-like isoform X3: MAESAASQYEDQFMCSVCLDRLKEPVTIPCGHSYCMSCITDCWEQKEQEPPYHCPQCRESFSHRPLLKKNTLIAEMMETLQKTSLQTAAVECDVCTTEKNRAVKSCLQCLASFCQTHLQLHYQSPAFMKHKLVEASRNIQENICLSHGKPLDIYCQDDDQCICCLCVTDNHKSHNVVSMDSEWTSKKEQLKEIKVMCQKLIEERERGQLDISKAVKSFKSSAQEAVENTEKVFTELICSLEKKRSEIKEQIRAQEKTEIDRAEKLHKHLDQELTELRRRQTEIEKLLITDDQVNFLKSCQSVCVLPTFEDIPSITQHTHLSFKDISISAFREVLEDVCQQQTARISQEDFCQLHLDPNTVHIKLKLSEGNRKASHSNEVQQYPDHPERFDVYCNVLCREGLCSRCYWEVECSGNNWSVAVSYRGISRKGQSNDCRLGFNNKSWRLTHCDQDFYVRHDDKRVNISPFRSSRIGVYLDHRAGTLSFYSVSDTMTLLYTFQTTFTEPLYPAFGVGEGSVRIIERKRILKSHK, translated from the exons ATGGCTGAATCTGCAGCGAGTCAGTATGAGGATCAGTTCATGTGTTCAGTCTGTTTGGATCGGCTGAAGGAGCCGGTGACGATTCcctgtggacacagttactgtatGAGCTGTATTACTGACTGCTGGGAGCAGAAGGAGCAGGAGCCGCCGTACCACTGTCCCCAATGCAGAGAGAGCTTCAGTCACAGACCTCTACTGAAGAAGAACACTCTGATAGCTGAGATGATGGAGACGCTGCAGAAGACGTCTCTACAAACGGCTGCTGTGGAGTGTGATGTTTGCACTACAGAGAAGAACAGAGCTGTAAAGTCCTGTCTGCAGTGCTTGGCCTCCTTCTGTCAAACTCACCTGCAGCTTCACTATCAATCTCCTGCGTTTATGAAGCACAAACTAGTGGAAGCCTCCAGAAACATTCAGGAGAACATCTGCCTCAGTCATGGGAAACCTCTAGATATTTACTGTCAGGATGATGATCAATGCatttgttgtttgtgtgtgactGACAATCACAAAAGCCACAATGTGGTATCTATGGATTCAGAATGGACTAGTAAAAAG GAACAGTTAAAAGAGATAAAGGTGATGTGTCAAAAGCTGATTGAGGAACGAGAAAGAGGTCAGCTGGACATCAGTAAAGCTGTGAAATCTTTTAAA AGTTCAGCACAAGAGGCCGTGGAGAACACTGAGAAGGTCTTCACTGAGCTCATCTGCTCTCTGGAGAAGAAACGCTCTGAGATTAAAGAACAGATCAGAGCTCAGGAGAAGACTGAGATAGATCGAGCAGAGAAACTTCACAAACATCTGGATCAAGAGCTGACTGAACTCAGAAGAAGACAAACAGAGATTGAGAAACTTCTGATTACTGATGATCAGGTCAATTTTCTGAAG AGCtgtcagtctgtgtgtgttttaccgACATTTGAAGACATTCCCAGCATCACTCAACACACTCATCTGTcttttaaagacatttcaaTCTCAGCATTCAGAGAGGTTTTGGAGGACGTCTGTCAACAGCAAACAGCCAGAATATCTCAAGaag ATTTCTGTCAGCTTCACCTGGATCCAAACACTGTGCACATAAAACTCAAACTGTCTGAAGGGAACCGAAAAGCATCACATTCAAATGAAGTCCAGCAATATCCTGATCACCCAGAACGATTTGATGTGTATTGCAATGTCCTGTGTAGAGAGGGTTTGTGCAGTcgctgttactgggaggttGAGTGCAGTGGGAACAACTGGTCTGTAGCAGTTTCCTACAGAGGAATTAGTCGTAAAGGACAAAGTAATGACTGCAGACTTGGGTTTAATAACAAGTCCTGGAGACTGACCCACTGTGATCAGGATTTTTATGTCAGACATGATGATAAAAGAGTCAATATTTCCCCTTTCCGTTCCTCTAGAATAGGAGTGTATCTGGATCACAGAGCAGGAACTCTGTCTTTCTATAGCGTTTCTGACACAATGACTCTTCTTTACACgttccagaccacattcactgaACCCCTCTACCCTGCATTTGGGGTTGGAGAAGGTTCTGTCAGGATCATAGAGCGGAAGAGAATTCTCAAATCCCACAAATAA
- the LOC131520358 gene encoding tripartite motif-containing protein 16-like isoform X1 produces the protein MAESAASQYEDQFMCSVCLDRLKEPVTIPCGHSYCMSCITDCWEQKEQEPPYHCPQCRESFSHRPLLKKNTLIAEMMETLQKTSLQTAAVECDVCTTEKNRAVKSCLQCLASFCQTHLQLHYQSPAFMKHKLVEASRNIQENICLSHGKPLDIYCQDDDQCICCLCVTDNHKSHNVVSMDSEWTSKKEQLKEIKVMCQKLIEERERGQLDISKAVKSFKSSAQEAVENTEKVFTELICSLEKKRSEIKEQIRAQEKTEIDRAEKLHKHLDQELTELRRRQTEIEKLLITDDQVNFLKSCQSVCVLPTFEDIPSITQHTHLSFKDISISAFREVLEDVCQQQTARISQEVSNILIVEPPKPETPNQFLQYFCQLHLDPNTVHIKLKLSEGNRKASHSNEVQQYPDHPERFDVYCNVLCREGLCSRCYWEVECSGNNWSVAVSYRGISRKGQSNDCRLGFNNKSWRLTHCDQDFYVRHDDKRVNISPFRSSRIGVYLDHRAGTLSFYSVSDTMTLLYTFQTTFTEPLYPAFGVGEGSVRIIERKRILKSHK, from the exons ATGGCTGAATCTGCAGCGAGTCAGTATGAGGATCAGTTCATGTGTTCAGTCTGTTTGGATCGGCTGAAGGAGCCGGTGACGATTCcctgtggacacagttactgtatGAGCTGTATTACTGACTGCTGGGAGCAGAAGGAGCAGGAGCCGCCGTACCACTGTCCCCAATGCAGAGAGAGCTTCAGTCACAGACCTCTACTGAAGAAGAACACTCTGATAGCTGAGATGATGGAGACGCTGCAGAAGACGTCTCTACAAACGGCTGCTGTGGAGTGTGATGTTTGCACTACAGAGAAGAACAGAGCTGTAAAGTCCTGTCTGCAGTGCTTGGCCTCCTTCTGTCAAACTCACCTGCAGCTTCACTATCAATCTCCTGCGTTTATGAAGCACAAACTAGTGGAAGCCTCCAGAAACATTCAGGAGAACATCTGCCTCAGTCATGGGAAACCTCTAGATATTTACTGTCAGGATGATGATCAATGCatttgttgtttgtgtgtgactGACAATCACAAAAGCCACAATGTGGTATCTATGGATTCAGAATGGACTAGTAAAAAG GAACAGTTAAAAGAGATAAAGGTGATGTGTCAAAAGCTGATTGAGGAACGAGAAAGAGGTCAGCTGGACATCAGTAAAGCTGTGAAATCTTTTAAA AGTTCAGCACAAGAGGCCGTGGAGAACACTGAGAAGGTCTTCACTGAGCTCATCTGCTCTCTGGAGAAGAAACGCTCTGAGATTAAAGAACAGATCAGAGCTCAGGAGAAGACTGAGATAGATCGAGCAGAGAAACTTCACAAACATCTGGATCAAGAGCTGACTGAACTCAGAAGAAGACAAACAGAGATTGAGAAACTTCTGATTACTGATGATCAGGTCAATTTTCTGAAG AGCtgtcagtctgtgtgtgttttaccgACATTTGAAGACATTCCCAGCATCACTCAACACACTCATCTGTcttttaaagacatttcaaTCTCAGCATTCAGAGAGGTTTTGGAGGACGTCTGTCAACAGCAAACAGCCAGAATATCTCAAGaag TGTCAAATATCCTTATTGTAGAGCCTCCAAAACCTGAAACCCcaaatcagtttttgcaat ATTTCTGTCAGCTTCACCTGGATCCAAACACTGTGCACATAAAACTCAAACTGTCTGAAGGGAACCGAAAAGCATCACATTCAAATGAAGTCCAGCAATATCCTGATCACCCAGAACGATTTGATGTGTATTGCAATGTCCTGTGTAGAGAGGGTTTGTGCAGTcgctgttactgggaggttGAGTGCAGTGGGAACAACTGGTCTGTAGCAGTTTCCTACAGAGGAATTAGTCGTAAAGGACAAAGTAATGACTGCAGACTTGGGTTTAATAACAAGTCCTGGAGACTGACCCACTGTGATCAGGATTTTTATGTCAGACATGATGATAAAAGAGTCAATATTTCCCCTTTCCGTTCCTCTAGAATAGGAGTGTATCTGGATCACAGAGCAGGAACTCTGTCTTTCTATAGCGTTTCTGACACAATGACTCTTCTTTACACgttccagaccacattcactgaACCCCTCTACCCTGCATTTGGGGTTGGAGAAGGTTCTGTCAGGATCATAGAGCGGAAGAGAATTCTCAAATCCCACAAATAA